The sequence ACCACAACCAACACAACCATGCGCTGCCCCACCACAATGAAAAGGCCAGAAACCCCGCCGCCTTTGTGCACCAAAAGGGAGTAGCGCCCTACACCCCCAAGCTGCGCGATTGGGAGGGGGAAGCCTTCACCGGCACCAACAagaagaggaaggggaggggtaatGCGAttagaggcagctcaaggagggtgCGCGGGTCGCTCGCGGAGCGACATGGGGCTAATGAAATAATCCCCGTGACTTAATCAGACATTGGTATTTGAATATTGAATTGCAGTTTGGACTACATGAATTGTAGTACATACATTTCCAATGAGTTAGTTCTAAGAAATTCATTTGGACCATTAACTAGAAATAATATGGTTCTCTGATTCGATGAATTTTGAAAATAGTTTATGAGTTCTGATTCTTCCAATTTCTCATCATTTCAATAGGTGCTAAAATATAGTATGCCTTCGAGTCAATTTATTTTGCTGGTGCATGAGTTCAAGCCAAATTGTTCCTTTTGCCAAAAGTTCTCGAACTTTTAGTCAGATCAAAGTGGAAATCTCATCGTCTTGAACTTAAATAAACCAACATTTGATATTCTTTTAGTGATTTTGATGGCGACTAAAACATTTTCGAAAGTGTATCCAAAACATTGATATAACTTATAGCGACTCTAatgaaccaatctgtggttggatggctaggaggacagtggtatccccaacccacctggtgcttgcatttttctgaatttattttagaatttctggcgATATGCGTTCAGCAGGAGGAAACGTTCCCGCCAACTACGTGGCACATATGATGatgacttcataaatctcaagatgatatgtcatCTCAGTCTCTTGGAGGTGCTCATATGAATAGGgtgtgcattcatagggatgagtgtatgcacatatatatgagcgcttgtgttgtGTTCAAATGAAAAACTTATAGCGACTAGCACATTGCTTTATTTTCTCTTGACAACATGGTAACAAACACTATGTGCGTGGGGAACAATCCACGATTGATGGTTCGGCGTCAACAGATCGAGATCAACTATTCAAAAAAAAAAAGGATCAACATGAACGATATCGATCGTTTAAAAATAAATTAAGATCCGTACGACACAACTAAgtttttatatgaatttttttcttttttgcttctcccacatagaacatatcttgaagttcaaacctatgcaggatggcaaagctttctaactagaatctaggataaatctttcaggATTTTTTTTCCGACATAAATactaaaaatatgatttttttaatcaaacaaaacgtattttgtatatttatgtttgacaaaaaaatctgaacgatttatcctagattctactcAGAAAGCTTTGCCACGCTGCATAGATTTGAACTTCAAGATACATTCTATGTGGGAGAAATGTATTTGCACGAATCTTAAAGCAGGAAATGAATGGCTAGATAGAGAGGGTCTGGGTGCATGTGCTCTAATATATATTATCGATGCGCTGCCCTGCCACCATGAAAAGGCCAGAAACCCCGCCGCCTTTGTGCACCAAAAGGGAGTAGCGCCCTACACCACCCAAGCTGCGCGATTGGGAGGGGGAAGTCTTCACCGGCACCAACAagaagaggaaggggaggggtaatGCGACTAGAGGCAGCCCCAGGAGGGTGCACGGGTCGCTCGCGGAGCGACACGGGGCTAATGAAATAATCCCCGTGACTTAATCAGACATTGATATTTGAATATTGAATTGCAGTTTGGACTACATGAATTGTAGTACATACATTTCCAATGAGTTAGTTCTAAGAAATTCACTTGGACCATTAACTAGAAATAATATGGTTCTCAGATTCGATGAATTTTAAAAATAGTTTATGAGTTCTGATTCTTCCGATTTCTAATCATTTCAATAGGTGCTAAAATATAGTATGCCTTCCAGTCATTTTATTTTGCTGGTGCATGAGTTCAAGCCAAATTGTTCCTTTTGCCAAAAATTCTCGAACTTTTAGTCAGATCAAAGTGGAAATCTCATCGTATTGAACTTAAATAAACCAAAATTTGATATTCTTTTAGTGATTTTGATGGCGACTAAAACATTTTCGAAAGTGTATCCAGAACCATGATATAACTTATAGCGACTCTAAGGAACCAATCTGTGGTTGGTttgttaggaggacagtggtatccccaacacagggggcagtggtatccccaacccaccggTGTTTatgtcctggtgctcgcatttttctgaatttattttagaatttctggcaaTGTGCGTTCAGCAGGAGAAAACGTTCCCGCCAACTACGCGGCGCATatgatgacttcgtaaatctcaagttGCTTTGTCGTCTCTGTCTTTTGGAGGTGTTCATATGGATAGGgtgtgcattcatagggatgagtgtatgcacatatatatgagcgcttgtgttgtGTTCAAAAGAAAAACTTATAGCGACTAGCACATTGTTTTATTTTATCTTGACAACATGGTAACAAACACTATGTGCGTGGGGAACAATCCACGATTGATGGTTCGGCGTCAACAGATCAAGATCAACGattattcaaaaaaaaaagaaaaaaggatcgACATGGACGATCGATCGTTTAAAAATAAATTAAAAGGACTTGATCGAGTCATCATCAATATCCATCTGCCATCTTTGGCGTTCCCAAACCCTAGCGTCCAGTCTGCCGGCAACGCACGATGTCGGCGTGGCGATCCTTCCTCTCACGATCTCACCCTCTCCTCTCCCGTCTCCGGCCTGCACGGAGCCATGCCAGCCACCTTCCTTCCGTTCGTGCCAACAGCCAGCTGATCGGCTCACGACGATACGCCTCCAATGGCGATTTACACGCACAGGTTAACCGGCAGCATCCAGCGTCGCTGGAGACGCGGAAGCGGCACCTATACGTGGTGCTAGATGACCACAAGGACAGCTACGGCATCCACAAGCTGGACATGGACGGCGATGATGATCAGGACGGCGGTCGCCCTAGCTCCCCGCGACGCTTTCCGGTGCTTCCGGCCCTCAGCGTGGCACGCGCAACGTTGAGCGAATGGGCCAAGTTCACCGCCGTGGGCAGCAGCATCGTCGCCATCGGTCGCAAACCAGAAGGATTCAGTGAAGACGACGGCCGTGTCTTGATATACAACACCAAGACGGCGCAGATGGTCGTCTCGCCTCAGCTCCCTGAAGGCCTCGAGTATGGCTACCAGGCGGCCATGGCCGTCGACCAAAGGCTCTACTTCCTCGAGTCCGTCTCGGGGTTACACTCCCTTCATCGTGATGAAGTGCACCCCGGGGGCGAGTACAAATACATGTACAACGGGGCCTTGCATTGCCTCACCGTTGATCCCCACGTCGACGCCGGAGGCTCTGGGAACAAGTTGTGGTCCTGGAGCGCCGACGACCGTCTTCTCGGCGTCCCGTTCCATGCCAATACCATCACCGCACACGCGGTGCACGCGCCACCAGGGTTGTCGGTGGCAGCGGATCATGACATCTACGTGTCCGCCCTGGTCGACACGGTCATGCCCAAGGGCGTAACTTTCTCTTTCAGCACGGCGAGCGGCAAGTGGACACGGCGCGGCTACTGGCAGCTGCCCGTCGTCGGCCACGCCCACTATGACGACCAGTTGGATGCGTGGCTCGGTCTCCACGCCGGCGAGGGAAGCATCAATTCTCCTCGCTTGATTGACGGATACCTCTGCGCCGGTAACATCGCATCAGCCCCGCCGGAGTGGAAGGTTGGTGTGGATAAGTTGTTCCACCGCGATGAGGACATGGCAGCCGGCTGGAGGAACTTCGACGCGAAGCTCGTGCCCATGGCCCGAGGTGCAGGGAGCAATGAGTACTGTCTCATGGAGCGCCTGAGGCCAGAGGGAGACGTCAAGGAGACCTTGGGGGACGGCGACAAGTGGAGGCTGCGGCTTACCACTTTCCGTGTCGAGCGCGGTCCAGATGGCGAGCCCATGGTCACGGCTCGCCGCCCGGCTCACTGCTACAAAATTTCCAGATACAACAAGTATTTTGACGCTCAGGCATTCTGGATGTAATTCTTAATTATGTGTGGTTTCAAATTTAGTTTCACCGATTCAAATGTTAAGTTGGTGCTAATAAAACGTGTGATGACTGTCTATTACAGCATACGTACATTCAGTGCTATATATTTCATCAGTGTTTCATATTCAGCGATGCAGACTGTACGCCTCTCCACCTCTCCTTTTTTATTAGATGCCCATGCATGAATTGTTTTACATTAAGACAAAAGCAAAATTGATACTATTCACATCTGCATTTGTCTATTATTTGATGCCATCCCCGAATTGGGCTCAACCAAACCCTGTGCTCCGTGCCTATGCCCATTTTAGACGTTCTGAAATGTTTTTGAGACACTTGCCATAGTATCTTGCAATTTTGGGCTTGAAAATTTCAATCGCGTGCATTCAGCCGGAAACAGGGCATGTCAAAATAGAGTATGTGATTGTTCATGATTGCACGGCGTCTTtctaagaaaagaaaagaaaatatgaaaggGACGGATCCAAAGATGAAAAACAGGCGCAAGACGAGATTTCAGGCGGGAAAATTGCAGCTCACACGGAATGTGATTGGTCGGATTGGAATAGAGATCGAAATCCAAAGAACATTAGTTACATGAAGGCCTTTCAACAAAAGGGTCCTATCTCCCTCGTACGAACTCCATTNNNNNNNNNNNNNNNNNNNNNNNNNNNNNNNNNNNNNNNNNNNNNNNNNNNNNNNNNNNNNNNNNNNNNNNNNNNNNNNNNNNNNNNNNNNNNNNNNNNNNNNNNNNNNNNNNNNNNNNNNNNNNNNNNNNNNNNNNNNNNNNNNNNNNNNNNNNNNNNNNNNNNNNNNNNNNNNNNNNNNNNNNNNNNNNNNNNNNNNNNNNNNNNNNNNNNNNNNNNNNNNNNNNNNNNNNNNNNNNNNNNNNNNNNNNNNNNNNNNNNNNNNNNNNNNNNNNNNNNNNNNNNNNNNNNNNNCCATGTGATGAGTCGTTACCTTATAGTAAGACCATTCATGCTTTTTCTCGCATGGATAAATGGATGTATGCTTCTCTCTGATCACTACTCTATACACAAGATTTTTTGAGAATTTCTTCTACAATACTAATTTATTTGACAACAAACACAATTAAATTTCGACATTCATTTGTTGGAAACAAATCAACACTTACCAAATTAACTTCTGAAAAACATGGGATTTTTCTTGAACGAATGAATAGTTcatacagttttgctaaagcatatCTAGATGTGCCATATTGGGTGTGAATCTTAGGAACAGTAATGTTATTTTGGAGAGAGAAAAAAAACTTAGGAACAGTAATTACGGAACAAAAATATATAGCCAATTAACATTACAGGGCCACGTAGATAAGCCTACCTGTTGGGCCAGTGGCCCAGCCGTGATTGGCCTCTTTAAACCCCCCTTCTCCAGCCTTGGGTTTTACTTGCCCATCCCACCAttcccatctccatctccatctctcaTCTGTAAAACCACCGCATCCGTGTCTCTCCGTTGCATCGCCGCCGGCCTAAACGATGGATAGGGAGGGAGACCTGAGTTTTCCCAACAATGTTGTGTACGCGGCGAAGCAGGTCTGCAGCCTGGGGAGGCTGTTCTTTGCCTGCATGGTCGCCGGCGGCATCCAGTACGCCTGGGCGCTGCAGCTCTCCCTCCTCTCCCCCTACACTCAGGTCAGGTGCCTCTCCGTGGCTGCTTAATTCTTGATGTTCTATGATCTCATCCTTGGGTCGTTCGGGCGGTTGCATGCAGAGTCTTGGGATCCCACACCACCACGTTTCCCTCACTTGGATCTGCGGACCTATCGCTGGGTTTGTTGTGAGTGCCATCTCTTCTCATCCCATTAATTCATTCCCTTCCCTTTCCAAAATTCTCTTTTCCAAAAACAGATATTTACATGATTTCCCCCCAATCCATGTGAGTAGTAAACATGAGAAGATCCTCTTTGTCATATCTGCATGCACTAATCCTCGctcacccttttttcttcaagccTGTGAATGATCTCCACTGGAAGGAAGACAAAATAATTAAGTGGCATTACCTCTTTTCCGGTTTATCAGGCACACTCGTTTGCCTAGATATGGTTGATGATTTAACCAAAATAATACGAGTTATATATTGCAAAAATTATACCATGAGAAAAATTCAATTGTTCTATTTTCTTATGATGACTTTTGTCGTACAAAATTCATATTACATTGGCTAAAATGGACAACCTAGAGATACGCGTTGGACCTATAAACCAGGAAGAAGGGAGTACTAACAGATGAAGTattaacatgtgtgtgaaatgattCACCGGCTAGGTGCCACCCATCGTGGGTTACTACAGCGACCGGTGCACGGCGATGATGGGCCGGAGAAGACCCTTCATCGTTGCCGGATGTCTCGTCATCTGCCTCTCCGTGATGCTCATCGGCTTCTCGGCGGACATTGGGCGACTACTCGGCGACACCAAGGAGCATTGCACCACCAGCACGGGCCCTCGCTGGGCTGCCACAGCCGTGTATATCGTCGGGTTCTGGTTCCTCAATTTCGCCAACAATGCCGCCCAAGGTCCGGCTCGTGCGCTCATGGCTGATCTCTCTGGTGAGAATATATGCATACATCATCCATCAAAACTTCGGAATTAAAACGACTGACTAGCTGTTTGACTAGCAGCTGGAAACTATATGCCCAGCGTCGGGCAGGCCATCTTCTGCGGGTGGATGGCCATCGGCAACGTCCTGGGCTATATGGCCGGCGCCGACGGTGAATGGCACGTGTGGCTCCCTTGGCTCAAAACTGTGGCGTGCTGCGAAGCCTGCGCAAATCTCAAGGGCGCCTTCCTCACCGCTGTGGTAAACCGTCAGAGCAACATTTATAGTTTTCACTTTCAATATAAAATGTCATCGAGATTTCAAAGATTTCACTCATTCCCATAGCTACTGAAATGATTGCTTTTCCATAGAAATATTTCTCTTATTACGGTAGTATACACAAATTCAAATGATTTTGTTTTTGAAATTTCGAATTATTTGGTTGCATTTCTATCGAATTCAAGTCACAGATTTCGGTCCATTAATTGGCCGAATGGAAAACGAAATCACCGAAATTCTAAACCAGTATTGTCGAAATATCTTCTAAACTGAAATTCAAAACCACTTATCTCATGAATGGCTGCTTATTCAGCTCTGTCATTCAGATCGTCATTATCATCAGTACGTCCATCACCATGTATATTGCTGAAGAGAAGCAGCTCGACAATGCCTACGTGGAGGCCTCCTCTGGCCGCCGTGGATGCATATGCGGCTTTGGCGACTTCTTCAAGAGCTTGAAGAACCTTCCCCAATCTATGTTCAAAGTGCTCGCCGTCACGGCTGTAACCTGGGTAATGTTTTGTGCATCCACATCCTCTGAAAACAATGCATGCACCTCACCCATCGGGGATTGACTGACTATTCTGACATGTTTTCTCAGCTGGCGTGGTTCCCCTTCATCCAGTATGGCACTGACTGGATGGGCAGGGAGATCTACCACGGCGAGCCGCAGGGGCCCAAGGTGTCCGTCTACTACGCCGGCGTCCGTGAGGGCGCCGTCGGCCTGCTGCTCTCTTCTATATGCCTCTTGGCCGCCGCCTTCAACACCCCCCACCTTTGCGGTAGGCTCACGTCAAGGGTCGTGTGGTCCTTAAGCAACTTCATCCTATTTGGCATCATGACGGCCATGGTGATCCTTGGCTTGGTCTCCACCAAGGGGTACAACGCGTCTTTCACGGCTGGCCTCACCGGCCCTGACCCCAAGCTCAGGGTCATTGCGCTCTCCCTCTTCGCGCTCATCGGAATCCCACAGGCCGTGTTGTTCACAGTACCGTGGGCTGTTGCTTCTAAGGTTGCCGACGACGGTGGCCAAGGCCTCGCCATTGGTGTCCTCAACATCGCCATCGTCGTGCCACAGGTGGTAAAAATACAAATCGGCTGTTCTAGTTGCTAATCAGCACCTCAGGGTGTTAGTTTACTTTACACTGCGTTGGTCTTAACTTGGTTGTTTACCTTGTTGCTCTTTGCTCAGCTGATCATCGTGCTCACCGTTGGCCCAATCAACAAAGCCTTTGGAAAGGGCAACACACCGGCATTCGGCATTGGTTGCGCCTTCGCCTTCATCTGTGCAATCCTTGCGCTCATCCTGCTTCCCAAGACAAGAGTGACGAGAGGGATGTCCAACGCCACCGCCATGGCCTCCAGGGAGCGCTGATATGGTACATGTCCAGGCACAAGAGGGACCTTGGATGCAAACTTGTTCTCAAGCTAAGTGGGCTGTGTCTACGAGCAATTAGAAGACTAGTCACATTATTTTATTTCGTGATTTACGATCAACACGACCTGTGCACCAGTCTTTTTTCTGTAAATATACAGCTTTTTTGGCACGTTATCACCCCATGCAATCGCACCGGGATCGTACGTCCTCAGCCACCAGAAACTCTTCAAAACAAAGAACCCCATCCGGATGTATTTCGGAGGGGGAATTGATAGAGGGACTCTGTCACCACATCACCGCATCAATATAGGGCATCATCATCATCTGACTACATCATCATTATCCCATCTTCACCTCCTTGTAATACATTAGTCTGCGTAGATCCATTTTTGTATTACGTTGGTACTTCATCCATGTTTACAATGATTCAGTACACGATGCTTATGATCTTGTTGTGCGAGTAATTTTTTTAGTTCTTGGAGATATGGCGGAATCCTAGTATGTTTAGAATTGAATGTTGATAGGACTTGACCTTCTAAATGTTGGGTGAAGTCGACAATCCAACATATGCCTACTATGGACGAAAGGTCATTAGTACTAGCATGATGGTGAATTTGCATCGGGGGTGACAACTTTTACCTCCATCCTTCCCTGATCATTGCAACAGGGGACAAACAAAGGCTCCCTTAGCTGCTTCCATGGGGAAACCCTTAATACCGTTTGGTAACTGGAGTGCGGATAAATGTTAGTGACTTATGGGATACGGGGCTGCAACATATAAGtaactagatgagtccccgcgcgttgctgcgcaACAGCCGTATATCTTTATGTGTAAAATCACCAATTTTACCGAATTGCATTCACATCGGCTATTTAAAGAATTAGTAGGAAATCCTATAAAATGAAGGAAATTTAGATGGTGGGTCTATGCTGCTCTCGTCGCAACTCTAGATAGAGAAGACACGAAAATAATTATTTATATTTTTTCCTATGCAGGGACGGAGCCAGGATTTGACCATAGGGGGTGGGGCGAAGACAACGACACTTGAGTTTTTTAGGTTAACACACTTTCCACTAATTTCTTAACAGAATTAACCACCCTGTTACAGTGATACGAGGAAAAAGAGAGCAAATCTGAGCACTAATCGAAAGACAACGACACACGAGATGTAGATTCGTCAAATTTTATTAGTGACATTTTTTTATTAGGAGCTTGCATATCAATTAAATTATTCTTGAGCTATTACCTTGGTTCTTGCAAGGGAGATGCTTGGAAAATTAACCACATGATGCAATCAACAAAAATAACTAAATTTTGAAAAATAAACAATTCTTGCTTGCCTCATAGCATCAATTGAAGTCTTTAGCCTTTTCTAGGATTAGGCTGGTTCACTTCACTAGATTGTCCTGTAGCATCATGTTTTTTTTCTTTGAGAGAACCGTAGCATCATGTTCCGATGGTTGATAGGTTGAACCAACTCGTTTGAAAGATTTATGTATGGATTCGGCTCTTTTTCTCTCCATGTCTACACAAGCACAAATAAATAATTGAAAATGTTATACTTGATGATTAATGCTTATAATttgtatgattatacttgtatagTTTTAAAGGCATGAACCAATCTGATGTGAGAACAGATTACCTTTTCCCCTTGTATTATTGCCGCTCAGCCGCCTTGTGTCCGGGCCGACGGTAATGGGCAATGGGCAACCGGCAACGTGTCTGTGGATCGGCGCAACGGCGCTTCCCTGTCCCGGCGTCCCCTAACCTTCTCCGCTCCTCGATAGTGGCGTGATGGAGAGATCCGAGGCTGgttgtaatggagagtatcattcactagtatcatgcatatgatactacatccgtaatgccacatcatttaatatgatacgatatcatgatatgatactcaaccatcTCTTTCTTGATTTAATTATATGTCACCTCATCAACATTgtttagttggcatgcatgatactatttatgatactcccattacgggcAGCCTGCCGAGCGGCCAGCAGGTAAGTCTCGGGCATTTACACCGATGTACAATCAGCTGTCTAGAAGGGGTTACAGCAACAACAAGGATTTTCAATGACGTGGGGTAGATAAATTGAGGAGAGAGAAAGAGCCCGTCGGTAGAATTAACGACGATCTGCAGCGCTTGAAAATCGCTCGCTAAAGACAACCTTTCTAGCGTTGTATAAAAAATGTTCGAGATCGACAGAACAAATGATTGAACTCTCTCTTTGCATTAGTTGAAGTGCTATATATAGCACTGAACAAGCGTTTACAAAGGGGGTGTCGGTTCAGACAGAACCGATGCAACGGTTGGAGAAGTAACCGCCAATGGTTAATACAAGCAGGGATTAATCCCTAATTACTATATTAATTAAtcttaacactccccctaatccatGCTTGTCTAGGTAGCATCATCATCTTGAAAGAgactcctccaaaaaccctgtgggaaaaatatgaggagtaTAGAGTTTGATATGTTGCCAAAACTCCTTCAAACCCAAtgggaaaaataaggagaaaataatGCAACATATAATGGTTATTATCTCTTTTAACTCAATACGAGAAAACCCATAGAGTTTAGAGGACAACAACTATGTCATATATACTTTCCCAAAAACCCCGCTGGGGAAAACAGAAAGTATTacatatgatctcatgttgatattacctcattaaaaacctttatgagaacatgtatagtaaactcatgaagggaaaaagagaataatatgatgcattgaacaggAACAATTTAGGAAGATACCCCCCCTAATTCTTGCATATTCCAAAGTCGTCATATACCAATTCCATTTACACATTCCTGGAATGTAAAAGTTGCTAGAGACTTGGTGAACAAATCAGTTGCATtatttgacttgcaagatatgcaatatagtgatattgcttattatgtaacctgtttgcatccgggcaacacaagaaacattatcgttgagataatggttggtggatgtagccatgTGGTCCGTTTCAAAGAATCTTCATGAGagggctaccacacctagtaggaacactaagcttgtctacgatctgacatagtggggatctgatcgatgtatccaatAATATCGATGTTCACATTTCTGTGAAACTGAAAAATCAGGACAAGAAGTTTGATGCCTTGGAGATGTTGAAAGATATTCCtgagtaccaaccaattgtgtttggtggatccaatggcattaaggaacgttgagtcccaatatttcattttcatcatctcttggtctaaatagatCTTTCTCTATGTCTAGAGAATGAACCACCATGGATGGGCAGGGAGATCTACCACGGTGAGCCGCAGGGGCCAAGGCGGTTGTCTACTACGCCAGCGTTCGCCAGGGTGCTGCTCTCTTCTCTATGCCTCTTGGTCACCTCCTTCCACATCCCCCAACTCTGCAGTCGTAGGCTCACGTCCAGGGTTGTCTGGTCCTTAAGCAACTTCATTGTGTTTGGCATCATGACCGCCATGGTGATCCTTGGCTTGGTCTCCACCAAGGGGTACAATGCGTCCTTCACCGCCGGCCTCACTGGGCCCGACCCCTAGCTCAGGACCATCACGCTCTCCCTCTTCACGCTCATCGGAATCCCACAGGTTGTGTTGTTCACTGTGCCATGGGTTGTTGCCTCTAAGGTTCCCGACGACGAGGACAGTGGCCAAGGCCTCGCCATTGGTGTCCTAAACATTGCCATCGTCGTGCCACAAGTAATCAGGTGTACTAGTTTTTTTATCTGGTGTATACTAGAGTAGTTTTTTTCAGCCCCTCAGGGTGTTGGTTTACCCTGCCTTGGTCTTGACTTAGTTGTTTCCCTTGTTGGTCTTTGCTTGGCTGATAATTGCGCTCACCGCTGGCCCGATCGACAAAGCCTTCGGCAAGGGCAACACACCGATATTCGGCATAGGTGGCGCCTTTGCCTTCATCTGTGCAATCCTCGCGCTCATCATGCTTCCCAAGAAAAGAGGCACGAGAGCGACATTCACCGCCACCGCTATGGCAGCCGGGGAGCGCTGACATCGTACATCCCCAGGCACGAGGAACCTTGGATGCAAACTTGTTCTCTATTTCTTTTTCTGTAAATATACTGcttttttggtatgatttgattcttCGTTCCTTCTACCGAGGTTGTGGTCTGTGatctactccttccgttccaaattactcatcatggttttagttcaatttgaactaaaaccatgacgagtaatttggaatggagggagtaatacttTAACTTGTTGGTACCAACGAGATAGGggagacactacaagaaatatgtcaacttgtgaccaccactattggtcactgaatggtcatagttttccatttgtgacctttttgtgaccaaaaccagaaggtcaaaagctgaacGTCGTAAACTGACATTTTTGaacttctctgtgagaaggtcatagacgtttacgaccaaaatagaaggtcgttgaacccatgaccttttgttttggtcactagctgtctgcccaggccacgtcggatccaacgtggcaatctgacgtggcaaaattacgaccaattgaaaaggtcgttgacaAGATTCAACTCGGTCCATTTCGGTGCTTTAGATGTGCAGAGC comes from Triticum aestivum cultivar Chinese Spring chromosome 5B, IWGSC CS RefSeq v2.1, whole genome shotgun sequence and encodes:
- the LOC123117758 gene encoding sucrose transport protein SUT5-like is translated as MDREGDLSFPNNVVYAAKQVCSLGRLFFACMVAGGIQYAWALQLSLLSPYTQSLGIPHHHVSLTWICGPIAGFVVPPIVGYYSDRCTAMMGRRRPFIVAGCLVICLSVMLIGFSADIGRLLGDTKEHCTTSTGPRWAATAVYIVGFWFLNFANNAAQGPARALMADLSAGNYMPSVGQAIFCGWMAIGNVLGYMAGADGEWHVWLPWLKTVACCEACANLKGAFLTAVIVIIISTSITMYIAEEKQLDNAYVEASSGRRGCICGFGDFFKSLKNLPQSMFKVLAVTAVTWLAWFPFIQYGTDWMGREIYHGEPQGPKVSVYYAGVREGAVGLLLSSICLLAAAFNTPHLCGRLTSRVVWSLSNFILFGIMTAMVILGLVSTKGYNASFTAGLTGPDPKLRVIALSLFALIGIPQAVLFTVPWAVASKVADDGGQGLAIGVLNIAIVVPQLIIVLTVGPINKAFGKGNTPAFGIGCAFAFICAILALILLPKTRVTRGMSNATAMASRER